Proteins found in one Quercus robur chromosome 2, dhQueRobu3.1, whole genome shotgun sequence genomic segment:
- the LOC126695345 gene encoding uncharacterized protein LOC126695345 encodes MFSPENSKYRWKFFVICSGQVARVLGEETRQLTRKRRVLWAATRHRPSEWSVQAISGLGSCGLLGETLIVDGYHAKAKAAAPFYCWILNGYDSKKETPNPEQTKPTVAPSGSSQAQAQLARSVTSAAPRLVVVARRPPSSLVAGPSSQIRTVSPSQLFRRRRLPVASRPQGCDWGMICACLLSGVEWGRDKWADRQWAHGAGQKPRTQDSAPAQDSSSSSKRVRVDFNLENLPSDPGLREKISSYHPNHHDEIRRYYLTKGPCQPVLHSDDYPISFFSGKPRRFLSKWYKDRCWLEYSIDKDAVFCFYCYLFGQDVGKQGGGDTFVTKGFKLWNQKDKLNSHVGGVNSAHYQAVKKGNDLLNEKQHIQSVFVKQSNQDKIDYRIQLNAIVDCIRFLLCRGLAFRGHDESQDSSDKGNFLELVQFLGDHNESINEVLQKASKNCKLTHPDIQKDIVNAIARETSKAIIKDLDNGFFSILVDESRDISVKEQMALVLRYVNKEGIIIERFLGIVHVASTTALSLKHAIECLLCEHNLSLSNLRGQGYDGASNMQGDINGLKTLILKENKSAFYVHCFAHQLQLTLVAVAKNHINIAEFFYVVSNLVTVVGGSCKRRDALRDTQFAKIKEDLENGVRRSGQGLNQETNLKRPGDTRWGSYYGTILSLILMFSAVVDVLEIIEEDGLSDQKVEARSIMRSILSFEFVFALHLMKNILGITNELSIALQKKNQDIVNAMDLVKVSKQRLQVMRDDGWASLLAEVSLFCTSHDIPILDMEVIFVVSGRPRRNTQQNTNLHHYRVELFYTVIDMQLQELNNRFSEANTDLLLCMACLNPSNSFVAFDKEKLIRLAKFYPSDFLGTDILALDSQLQNYIFDMRSNDFFLELQGVSELAEKLVSTRKHETYPLVYLLVKLALTLPVATATVERSFSAMKYVKNELRNRMGDQWMNDCLIVYIEKDVACSIDNETIMQRFQNMKTRRKQL; translated from the exons ATGTTTTCGCCGGAGAACTCCAAATATCGCTGGAAGTTTTTTGTTATATGCTCGGGTCAAGTTGCTCGGGTTTTAGGAGAGGAAACCCGCCAACTGACCCGCAAACGTAGGGTTCTGTGGGCGGCGACCCGCCATCGACCGTCGGAGTGGTCGGTTCAGGCAATTTCCGGTTTAGGTTCGTGTGGGTTGCTCGG GGAGACATTGATTGTTGATGGTTACCACGCAAAAGCAAAGGCCGCGGCACCATTCTACTGCTGGATTCTTAACGGCTATGAT AGCAAAAAAGAAACCCCAAACCCAGAGCAAACCAAACCCACGGTGGCGCCTAGTGGCAGCTCGCAGGCGCAGGCGCAGCTCGCTCGCTCCGTGACCTCCGCCGCTCCTCGTCTAGTCGTCGTCGCTCGTCGCCCGCCGTCGTCGCTCGTCGCTGGCCCGTCGTCGCAGATCAGAACGGTCTCACCGTCTCAGCTGTTCCGCCGTCGTCGCTTGCCCGTCGCCAGTCGGCCTCAAg GTTGTGATTGGGGGATGATTTGTGCTTGTCTGTTGAGTGGGGTTGAGTGGGGTAGGGATAAATGGGCTGATAGGCAGTGGGCACATGGGGCCGGACA aaaaccacgtACCCAAGATTCAGCTCCTGCAcaagattcatcttcatcttctaagcgAGTTCGTGTTGACTTTAACTTAGAGAATCTTCCTTCAGATCCTGGGCTACGAGAAAAAATATCATCTTATCATCCTAATCATCATGATGaaataagaagatattatttaaCAAAAGGCCCTTGTCAACCTGTTTTACACAGTGATGATTACcctatatcttttttttctggAAAGCCCCGTCGATTTTTATCCAAATGGTATAAAGATAGATGCTGGTTGGAATATAGTATAGACAAAGATGCAGTATTCTGTTTTTATTGCTACCTATTTGGACAAGACGTTGGTAAGCAAGGGGGAGGTGACACTTTTGTAacgaagggattcaaactttggaaTCAGAAAGATAAGTTAAATTCCCATGTTGGGGGAGTTAATAGTGCTCATTACCAAGCTGTCAAAAAGGGTAATGATTTGTTGAATGAAAAGCAACACATTCAAAGTGTTTTTGTTAAGCaatcaaatcaagataaaaTTGACTATCGGATTCAATTAAATGCAATAGTTGATTGCATAAGATTCCTTTTATGCCGAGGATTAGCTTTTCGTGGTCACGATGAATCTCAAGATTCAAGTGATAAAGGAAATTTCCTTGAGCTTGTACAATTTTTGGGGGATCACAATGAATCTATCAATGAAGTGTTGCAAAAAGCTTCGAAAAATTGCAAGCTTACCCACCCTGACATTCAAAAAGATATTGTGAATGCAATTGCACGTGAAACATCCAAAGCCATCATCAAGGATCTCGACAATGGGTTCTTTTCAATATTAGTTGATGAGTCACGTGATATCTCAGTGAAAGAACAAATGGCCCTCGTTCTTCGTTATGTGAACAAAGAAGGAATTATTATAGAGCGATTCCTTGGTATTGTACATGTAGCAAGTACTACCGCTTTGTCACTCAAGCATGCTATTGAATGTTTACTTTGTGAACATAATTTGAGTTTATCGAACCTACGTGGGCAAGGTTATGACGGGGCTAGTAATATGCAAGGTGATATCAATGgtctcaaaactttaattttgaaagagaacaAGTCAGCATTTTATGTCCATTGTTTTGCTCATCAACTTCAATTGACACTTGTTGCTGTTgctaaaaatcacattaacattgctgaatttttttatgtggttagTAATTTAGTAACTGTTGTTGGAGGCTCTTGTAAGAGACGAGATGCTCTTCGAGATACACAATTTGCCAAGATTAAAGAAGATTTAGAGAATGGTGTACGTAGAAGTGGGCAAGGTTTGAATCAAGAGACAAATCTTAAACGTCCTGGTGATACACGTTGGGGATCATATTATGGGACCATTCTCAGTTTGATTTTGATGTTCTCTGCTGTTGTTGATGTACTAGAGATTATTGAAGAAGATGGCCTCTCCGACCAAAAAGTTGAAGCTCGATCTATTATGAGgtcaattctttcttttgaatttgtctttgctctacacttgatgaaaaatattttagggatcacaaatgagttgtcaatagcattacaaaaaaaaaatcaagatatagTAAATGCTATGGATCTTGTTAAAGTGTCTAAGCAACGGTTGCAAGTGATGAGAGATGATGGATGGGCATCTTTATTGGCTGAAGTATCTTTATTTTGTACCTCACATGATATTCCTATCTTGGACATGGAAGTGATATTTGTAGTTAGTGGGAGGCCGCGACGCAACacccaacaaaatacaaatttacatcattatCGTGTTGAGCTATTCTACACAGTCATAGATATGCAACTTCAAGAGCTTAACAACCGTTTTTCTGAAGCGAATACTGATTTGCTACTTTGTATGGCTTGCTTGAATCCAAGTAATTCATTTGTGGCTTTCGATAAGGAAAAGTTGATACGTCTAGCTAAGTTCTATCcctctgattttcttgggacaGATATTTTGGCACTTGACTCTCAActgcaaaattatatttttgatatGCGCAGCAATGACTTCTTTTTAGAGCTTCAAGGAGTTAGTGAACTTGCTGAAAAGTTAGTGAGCACAAGAAAACACGAGACTTATCCATTAGTCTATTTGCTAGTGAAGCTAGCTTTGACCCTTCCAGTTGCTACTGCAAcagtagaaagaagtttttcagcAATGAAATATGTAAAGAATGAACTGCGCAATCGAATGGGAGATCaatggatgaatgattgcttgattgtgtatattgaaaaagatgtagcttgtagcattgataatgagactattatgcaacgatttcaaaatatgaaaactcgtagaaaGCAATTGTAA
- the LOC126712569 gene encoding probable serine/threonine-protein kinase PIX13 isoform X2, which translates to MGNCFGARVNNHGSPSITKHSSPETSSVTYSKPSLWSSKNSSSSNNATTQNSSAEINNINRVEEMPLPPPPLITGKVITPNLKMFTLAELKSATRNFRPDTVLGEGGFGRVFKGWIDETTYAPSKVGIGIAVAVKKSNPDSPQGLQEWQSEVKFLGKFSHPNLVRLLGYCWEDKEYLLVYEYMQKGSLENHLFRRGAEPLAWDVRLKIALGAARGLSFLHTSEKSVIYRDFKSSNILLDGNFNAKLSDFGLAKLGPVNGNSHVTTRVMGTYGYAAPEYVATGHLYVRSDVYGFGVVLLEMLTGIRALDPNRPSGEQNLVEWAKTSLSEKKKLKKIMDPRLCENYPIKGAFCAAQLIQKCLESDPKNRPSMNEVLEELEKINAIKEKVAEPKHNPKPNPKPNKRKEDRHQHHHNYHKSPIHQKHGVNRAGARA; encoded by the exons ATGGGAAATTGTTTCGGAGCTCGTGTAAACAACCATGGCAGCCCAAGTATCACCAAACATTCAAGCCCAG AAACATCATCAGTCACTTATAGCAAACCAAGCTTGTGGTCTTCAAAaaacagcagcagcagcaataATGCAACCACCCAAAACAGCAGCGCCGAGATCAACAACATCAACAGGGTGGAGGAAAtgcctcttcctcctcctcctctgaTCACCGGCAAGGTCATAACACCGAACCTGAAAATGTTCACTTTGGCAGAGCTAAAGAGTGCCACAAGAAATTTCAGACCAGACACAGTGCTAGGTGAAGGTGGCTTTGGAAGAGTTTTCAAAGGCTGGATCGACGAGACCACCTATGCACCATCAAAAGTCGGTATCGGAATCGCTGTTGCAGTCAAGAAATCCAACCCTGATAGCCCTCAAGGTTTGCAAGAATGGCag TCGGAGGTAAAATTCTTGGGGAAATTCTCTCATCCCAACCTGGTTAGGCTCCTCGGCTATTGTTGGGAAGATAAAGAATACCTCCTTGTTTACGAATACATGCAAAAGGGAAGCCTGGAAAACCACCTCTTCAGAA GAGGTGCAGAACCACTTGCATGGGATGTGAGGCTCAAAATAGCATTAGGAGCAGCTCGAGGCCTTAGTTTTTTGCACACATCAGAAAAATCGGTGATCTACCGTGATTTTAAGTCATCCAACATATTGCTGGATGGG AATTTCAACGCAAAGCTGTCAGACTTTGGACTCGCAAAATTGGGCCCAGTAAACGGGAACTCGCATGTGACAACCCGGGTCATGGGTACTTATGGCTACGCCGCTCCTGAATATGTTGCAACTG GTCACTTGTACGTAAGAAGTGACGTCTACGGATTCGGCGTCGTTTTGCTCGAAATGCTAACGGGCATACGGGCCCTCGACCCCAACCGGCCCAGCGGTGAACAAAACTTGGTGGAATGGGCCAAAACATCTCTTTCtgaaaaaaagaaactgaaGAAAATAATGGACCCAAGGCTATGTGAAAATTACCCAATTAAAGGTGCATTCTGTGCGGCCCAGCTAATACAGAAATGTCTAGAATCTGACCCAAAAAATCGTCCATCCATGAATGAAGTTTTGGAGGAATTGGAGAAGATCAATGCTATTAAGGAAAAAGTAGCTGAGCCGAAGCATAATCCTAAGCCCAATCCTAAGCCCAATAAACGCAAAGAAGATAGACACCAACATCACCATAACTATCATAAGTCTCCAATTCACCAAAAGCATGGTGTTAATCGAGCTGGAGCTAGAGCTTAA
- the LOC126712569 gene encoding probable serine/threonine-protein kinase PIX13 isoform X1: MGNCFGARVNNHGSPSITKHSSPAETSSVTYSKPSLWSSKNSSSSNNATTQNSSAEINNINRVEEMPLPPPPLITGKVITPNLKMFTLAELKSATRNFRPDTVLGEGGFGRVFKGWIDETTYAPSKVGIGIAVAVKKSNPDSPQGLQEWQSEVKFLGKFSHPNLVRLLGYCWEDKEYLLVYEYMQKGSLENHLFRRGAEPLAWDVRLKIALGAARGLSFLHTSEKSVIYRDFKSSNILLDGNFNAKLSDFGLAKLGPVNGNSHVTTRVMGTYGYAAPEYVATGHLYVRSDVYGFGVVLLEMLTGIRALDPNRPSGEQNLVEWAKTSLSEKKKLKKIMDPRLCENYPIKGAFCAAQLIQKCLESDPKNRPSMNEVLEELEKINAIKEKVAEPKHNPKPNPKPNKRKEDRHQHHHNYHKSPIHQKHGVNRAGARA, from the exons ATGGGAAATTGTTTCGGAGCTCGTGTAAACAACCATGGCAGCCCAAGTATCACCAAACATTCAAGCCCAG CAGAAACATCATCAGTCACTTATAGCAAACCAAGCTTGTGGTCTTCAAAaaacagcagcagcagcaataATGCAACCACCCAAAACAGCAGCGCCGAGATCAACAACATCAACAGGGTGGAGGAAAtgcctcttcctcctcctcctctgaTCACCGGCAAGGTCATAACACCGAACCTGAAAATGTTCACTTTGGCAGAGCTAAAGAGTGCCACAAGAAATTTCAGACCAGACACAGTGCTAGGTGAAGGTGGCTTTGGAAGAGTTTTCAAAGGCTGGATCGACGAGACCACCTATGCACCATCAAAAGTCGGTATCGGAATCGCTGTTGCAGTCAAGAAATCCAACCCTGATAGCCCTCAAGGTTTGCAAGAATGGCag TCGGAGGTAAAATTCTTGGGGAAATTCTCTCATCCCAACCTGGTTAGGCTCCTCGGCTATTGTTGGGAAGATAAAGAATACCTCCTTGTTTACGAATACATGCAAAAGGGAAGCCTGGAAAACCACCTCTTCAGAA GAGGTGCAGAACCACTTGCATGGGATGTGAGGCTCAAAATAGCATTAGGAGCAGCTCGAGGCCTTAGTTTTTTGCACACATCAGAAAAATCGGTGATCTACCGTGATTTTAAGTCATCCAACATATTGCTGGATGGG AATTTCAACGCAAAGCTGTCAGACTTTGGACTCGCAAAATTGGGCCCAGTAAACGGGAACTCGCATGTGACAACCCGGGTCATGGGTACTTATGGCTACGCCGCTCCTGAATATGTTGCAACTG GTCACTTGTACGTAAGAAGTGACGTCTACGGATTCGGCGTCGTTTTGCTCGAAATGCTAACGGGCATACGGGCCCTCGACCCCAACCGGCCCAGCGGTGAACAAAACTTGGTGGAATGGGCCAAAACATCTCTTTCtgaaaaaaagaaactgaaGAAAATAATGGACCCAAGGCTATGTGAAAATTACCCAATTAAAGGTGCATTCTGTGCGGCCCAGCTAATACAGAAATGTCTAGAATCTGACCCAAAAAATCGTCCATCCATGAATGAAGTTTTGGAGGAATTGGAGAAGATCAATGCTATTAAGGAAAAAGTAGCTGAGCCGAAGCATAATCCTAAGCCCAATCCTAAGCCCAATAAACGCAAAGAAGATAGACACCAACATCACCATAACTATCATAAGTCTCCAATTCACCAAAAGCATGGTGTTAATCGAGCTGGAGCTAGAGCTTAA